One window from the genome of Anguilla rostrata isolate EN2019 chromosome 5, ASM1855537v3, whole genome shotgun sequence encodes:
- the LOC135254614 gene encoding NACHT, LRR and PYD domains-containing protein 3-like isoform X2: MKRCGSPYQGDRNVSDIGDCGGEEQIVHSLLLEHLDDLLSNQLERFHSYLSHEPPQGYNPISRSCLEGSSRTKTAEQMLVHYGSEGAVKVTLYILEKMNLNEQAVTLQRGLESTSYGENPRAPGGTISGVITASQPQPPPAVSEHDQEKLKAKLRNRYQHIFEGVAKHGRSALLTKVYTEVFITEGECGQVNTEHEVWNIESTSKETHAQDVQIECNKIFQPLPGQEDHIRRSVLTKGIAGIGKTVSVQKFILDWAEGKANRGIDLIFPLPFRELNLMRDRKLSLLGLIRHFHPEVKHCTAVDLNSRRVLFIFDGLDECRLPLNFHSNEPWYDETEELSVDMLLTNLIQGNLLPSALLWITSRPAAASQIPPECIQRLTEVRGFNDPQKDEYFTKRFNDQNLANKIISHIKSSRTLHIMCHIPVFCLISATVLESLLDKSEGGQIPKTLTQMYTQFLRIQIMIKNQKYHRGMETNTKEMQETDKEITVNLGKLAFQHLEKNNLIFYEQDLKESGIDASKSPEYSGLYTEIFKEESVLYEEKTYSFVHLSIQEYLAALSVHFLYVNGKENPLNLDMSKHTSPDGGIKLSAVHRSAVDKALQSPNGHLDLFVRFLLGISLDSKALSGLLPHTECSSQMVAETVKYIKEKVSKCLSPERTINLFHCLNELNDDSLVQEIQSFLKSSGHANQKLYPDQCSALAYALVMSEKQVDVLDFRMYNSTQAGYRRLLPVLKHTRTALLQVCDLTPALCALVNVVLQSSTSLLRELDLGYNSKLGDKGCKLLCDGLRTPHCRLQTLGLGDCNLTKGCCDDLASVLRSRHSQLRELDLRGNDLLDSGVTALSAGLEDPLCKLQKLGLSGCGVTETGCRSLASALHSNPSHLIELDLSYNNPGDLGVKVLSTRQQDPNCALEKLIVDHGGVCRMNPGLHKYDCHLTVDPSTAAPNVVLSEGNRRAHRKQKFGNDEYTPPVLCKEALTDRHYWEVEWGPGSLEVGVAYQIPTSTAGALGEDDQSWAIRCNPQGIMAVHNNKLTHIVAVHAQAKYRVGVYLDWQNGTLAFYKISSKGPVHLHTFHVTFTLPLYPAFALTMDAPMTLC; encoded by the exons ATGAAGCGCTGTGGCTCCCCCTACCAGGGGGACAGG AATGTCTCAGACATTGGAGAttgtggaggagaggagcag ATTGTTCATTCTCTGCTCCTGGAACATCTGGATGATCTTCTGAGCAACCAGCTAGAGAGATTTCATTCCTATCTGAGTCATGAACCACCACAGGGATACAATCCCATTTCAAGGAGTTGCCTAGAGGGGTCAAGCAGGACCAAGACTGCAGAACAAATGTTGGTGCACTATGGAAGTGAGGGCGCTGTGAAGGTCACGCTGTACATCCTGGAGAAGATGAACCTGAATGAGCAAGCGGTAACACTGCAGAGGGGATTGGAGAGCA CCAGTTACGGGGAAAACCCCAGGGCCCCTGGAGGAACGATTTCAGGGGTCATTACAGCCAGTCAGCCACAGCCCCCACCTGCAGTCAGTGAACATG ACCAAGAGAAGCTGAAAGCTAAGCTGAGGAACAGATATCAACATATCTTTGAAGGAGTGGCCAAGCACGGACGGTCGGCCCTGCTCACCAAGGTCTACACTGAGGTCTTCATAACCGAGGGTGAATGCGGACAGGTCAATACCGAACATGAGGTTTGGAACATCGAGTCAACATCCAAAGAAACTCATGCACAGGACGTGCAAATTGAATGCAACAAAATATTCCAGCCCTTGCCCGGACAAGAGGACCACATTAGAAGATCTGTTCTGACCAAAGGAATAGCTGGCATCGGCAAaacagtctctgtgcagaagttcattttGGACTGGGCGGAAGGCAAGGCAAACCGAGGTATTGATTTGATATTTCCTCTCCCTTTTCGAGAGCTGAATCTGATGAGGGACAGAAAGTTGAGTTTGCTGGGACTCATTCGGCACTTTCACCCCGAGGTCAAACACTGCACTGCGGTGGACCTCAACAGCAGGAGAGTGTTGTTCATCTTcgatggtctggatgagtgtcggCTCCCCTTAAATTTCCATAGCAACGAGCCGTGGTACGATGAAACGGAGGAATTATCAGTGGAcatgctgctgaccaacctcattcagggaaatctgcttccctctgctctcctctggatcacatcccgaccagcagcagccagtcagatccctcctgagtgcATCCAAAGGCTAACTGAGGTTCGAGGCTTCAACGACCCACAGAAAGATGAGTACTTCACGAAGAGATTTAATGATCAGAACCTGGCCAACaaaattatctcacacataaagtcatcaCGGACCCTCCACATCATGTGTCATATTCCAGTCTTCTGCTTGATTTCAGCAACTGTTCTCGAGAGTCTACTGGACAAATCTGAGGGTGGGCAAATCCCTAAGACTCTCACTCAAATGTACACGCAATTCCTGCGCATTCAAATTATGATAAAGAACCAGAAGTACCATAGAGGtatggaaacaaacacaaaggaaatgcaAGAGACCGATAAAGAAATAACTGTCAACCTGGGAAAGCTGGCCTTTCAACATTTGGAAAAGAACAATCTGATATTTTATGAGCAAGACCTGAAAGAGTCTGGCATTGATGCCAGCAAATCTCCAGAGTACTCTGGGTTGTACACAGAAATCTTCAAAGAGGAATCAGTGCTGTATGAGGAGAAAACATACAGCTTTGTGCATCTTAGCATTCAAGAGTACCTTGCCGCCTTGTCTGTACACTTCCTGTATGTAAACGGTAAAGAAAACCCATTAAATCTGGACATGTCAAAGCATACCAGTCCAGATGGTGGGATAAAATTATCTGCAGTACACAGGAGTGCTGTGGACAAGGCCTTACAGAGTCcaaatggacacctggacctttttGTCCGCTTCCTCCTGGGAATCTCGCTGGACAGTAAAGCTCTTTCAGGACTGCTGCCACACACCGAATGCAGCTCGCAGATGGTCGCAGAAACGGTCAAATACATCAAGGAGAAGGTCAGCAAGTGCCTATCTCCAGAGAGGACCATCAATCTCTTCCACTGCCTGAATGAACTCAATGACGATTCTCTAGTACAGGAAATCCAGAGTTTCCTGAAGTCGAGTGGTCACGCCAATCAAAAGCTGTACCCAGATCAGTGCTCAGCGCTGGCTTATGCGCTGGTGATGTCAGAGAAGCAGGTGGACGTGCTTGATTTTAGGATGTACAACTCGACACAGGCCGGATATCGCAGACTGCTGCCCGTTCTCAAGCACACCAGGACAGCTTT GTTGCAGGTCTGTGACCTCACCCCAGCCCTGTGTGCCCTGGTGAATGTGGTCTTGCAGTCCTCCACCTCCCTTCTGAGGGAGCTGGACCTTGGATACAACAGCAAACTGGGGGACAAAGGCTGCAAGCTGCTTTGCGATGGACTGCGGACTCCCCACTGCAGACTACAAACTCTGGG GTTAGGAGACTGTAACCTCACAAAGGGCTGCTGTGATgatctggcctcagtcctgcgctCACGCCACTCACAGCTGAGAGAGCTGGATCTGAGAGGCAATGACCTACTGGACTCTGGAGTgacagcgctctctgctggactggaggatcCCCTCTGTAAACTGCAGAAACTGGG gctgtcaggctgtggAGTCACAGAGACAGGCTGTCGTTCCCTGGCTTCAGCTCTTCACTCAAACCCCTCACATCTGATAGAGCTGGATCTGAGCTACAACAACCCCGGAGACTTAGGAGTGAAAGTGCTGTCTACTAGACAGCAGGACCCCAACTGTGCCCTGGAGAAGCTGAT tGTGGACCATGGTGGAGTGTGCAGGATGAATCCAGGGCTGCACAAAT ATGACTGCCACCTCACCGTGGAccccagcactgctgctccGAATGTGGTCCTATccgaggggaacaggagggcaCATCGCAAACAGAAGTTTGGCAATGACGAGTACACTCCTCCAGTGCTGTGCAAGGAGGCGCTGACTGACCGTCACTACTGGGAGGTAGAGTGGGGACCAGGAAGCTtggaggtgggcgtggcctaccAGATACCCACAAGCACCGCCGGCGCACTTGGAGAAGATGACCAATCCTGGGCCATTAGGTGCAACCCACAGGGTATCATGGCCGTTCATAATAACAAGCTTACACACATAGTGGCCGTACACGCCCAGGCCAAATACAGGGTGGGAGTGTATCTGGACTGGCAAAATGGTACCCTGGCCTTCTATAAGATCTCCTCCAAAGGGCCCGTCCACCTGCACACCTTCCATGTCACTTTCACTCTGCCCCTCTACCCAGCTTTTGCTCTCACTATGGATGCCCCTATGACACTGTGCTAG
- the LOC135254614 gene encoding NACHT, LRR and PYD domains-containing protein 12-like isoform X1, producing MKRCGSPYQGDRNVSDIGDCGGEEQIVHSLLLEHLDDLLSNQLERFHSYLSHEPPQGYNPISRSCLEGSSRTKTAEQMLVHYGSEGAVKVTLYILEKMNLNEQAVTLQRGLESTSYGENPRAPGGTISGVITASQPQPPPAVSEHDASLRADQEKLKAKLRNRYQHIFEGVAKHGRSALLTKVYTEVFITEGECGQVNTEHEVWNIESTSKETHAQDVQIECNKIFQPLPGQEDHIRRSVLTKGIAGIGKTVSVQKFILDWAEGKANRGIDLIFPLPFRELNLMRDRKLSLLGLIRHFHPEVKHCTAVDLNSRRVLFIFDGLDECRLPLNFHSNEPWYDETEELSVDMLLTNLIQGNLLPSALLWITSRPAAASQIPPECIQRLTEVRGFNDPQKDEYFTKRFNDQNLANKIISHIKSSRTLHIMCHIPVFCLISATVLESLLDKSEGGQIPKTLTQMYTQFLRIQIMIKNQKYHRGMETNTKEMQETDKEITVNLGKLAFQHLEKNNLIFYEQDLKESGIDASKSPEYSGLYTEIFKEESVLYEEKTYSFVHLSIQEYLAALSVHFLYVNGKENPLNLDMSKHTSPDGGIKLSAVHRSAVDKALQSPNGHLDLFVRFLLGISLDSKALSGLLPHTECSSQMVAETVKYIKEKVSKCLSPERTINLFHCLNELNDDSLVQEIQSFLKSSGHANQKLYPDQCSALAYALVMSEKQVDVLDFRMYNSTQAGYRRLLPVLKHTRTALLQVCDLTPALCALVNVVLQSSTSLLRELDLGYNSKLGDKGCKLLCDGLRTPHCRLQTLGLGDCNLTKGCCDDLASVLRSRHSQLRELDLRGNDLLDSGVTALSAGLEDPLCKLQKLGLSGCGVTETGCRSLASALHSNPSHLIELDLSYNNPGDLGVKVLSTRQQDPNCALEKLIVDHGGVCRMNPGLHKYDCHLTVDPSTAAPNVVLSEGNRRAHRKQKFGNDEYTPPVLCKEALTDRHYWEVEWGPGSLEVGVAYQIPTSTAGALGEDDQSWAIRCNPQGIMAVHNNKLTHIVAVHAQAKYRVGVYLDWQNGTLAFYKISSKGPVHLHTFHVTFTLPLYPAFALTMDAPMTLC from the exons ATGAAGCGCTGTGGCTCCCCCTACCAGGGGGACAGG AATGTCTCAGACATTGGAGAttgtggaggagaggagcag ATTGTTCATTCTCTGCTCCTGGAACATCTGGATGATCTTCTGAGCAACCAGCTAGAGAGATTTCATTCCTATCTGAGTCATGAACCACCACAGGGATACAATCCCATTTCAAGGAGTTGCCTAGAGGGGTCAAGCAGGACCAAGACTGCAGAACAAATGTTGGTGCACTATGGAAGTGAGGGCGCTGTGAAGGTCACGCTGTACATCCTGGAGAAGATGAACCTGAATGAGCAAGCGGTAACACTGCAGAGGGGATTGGAGAGCA CCAGTTACGGGGAAAACCCCAGGGCCCCTGGAGGAACGATTTCAGGGGTCATTACAGCCAGTCAGCCACAGCCCCCACCTGCAGTCAGTGAACATG ATGCATCTTTGAGAGCAGACCAAGAGAAGCTGAAAGCTAAGCTGAGGAACAGATATCAACATATCTTTGAAGGAGTGGCCAAGCACGGACGGTCGGCCCTGCTCACCAAGGTCTACACTGAGGTCTTCATAACCGAGGGTGAATGCGGACAGGTCAATACCGAACATGAGGTTTGGAACATCGAGTCAACATCCAAAGAAACTCATGCACAGGACGTGCAAATTGAATGCAACAAAATATTCCAGCCCTTGCCCGGACAAGAGGACCACATTAGAAGATCTGTTCTGACCAAAGGAATAGCTGGCATCGGCAAaacagtctctgtgcagaagttcattttGGACTGGGCGGAAGGCAAGGCAAACCGAGGTATTGATTTGATATTTCCTCTCCCTTTTCGAGAGCTGAATCTGATGAGGGACAGAAAGTTGAGTTTGCTGGGACTCATTCGGCACTTTCACCCCGAGGTCAAACACTGCACTGCGGTGGACCTCAACAGCAGGAGAGTGTTGTTCATCTTcgatggtctggatgagtgtcggCTCCCCTTAAATTTCCATAGCAACGAGCCGTGGTACGATGAAACGGAGGAATTATCAGTGGAcatgctgctgaccaacctcattcagggaaatctgcttccctctgctctcctctggatcacatcccgaccagcagcagccagtcagatccctcctgagtgcATCCAAAGGCTAACTGAGGTTCGAGGCTTCAACGACCCACAGAAAGATGAGTACTTCACGAAGAGATTTAATGATCAGAACCTGGCCAACaaaattatctcacacataaagtcatcaCGGACCCTCCACATCATGTGTCATATTCCAGTCTTCTGCTTGATTTCAGCAACTGTTCTCGAGAGTCTACTGGACAAATCTGAGGGTGGGCAAATCCCTAAGACTCTCACTCAAATGTACACGCAATTCCTGCGCATTCAAATTATGATAAAGAACCAGAAGTACCATAGAGGtatggaaacaaacacaaaggaaatgcaAGAGACCGATAAAGAAATAACTGTCAACCTGGGAAAGCTGGCCTTTCAACATTTGGAAAAGAACAATCTGATATTTTATGAGCAAGACCTGAAAGAGTCTGGCATTGATGCCAGCAAATCTCCAGAGTACTCTGGGTTGTACACAGAAATCTTCAAAGAGGAATCAGTGCTGTATGAGGAGAAAACATACAGCTTTGTGCATCTTAGCATTCAAGAGTACCTTGCCGCCTTGTCTGTACACTTCCTGTATGTAAACGGTAAAGAAAACCCATTAAATCTGGACATGTCAAAGCATACCAGTCCAGATGGTGGGATAAAATTATCTGCAGTACACAGGAGTGCTGTGGACAAGGCCTTACAGAGTCcaaatggacacctggacctttttGTCCGCTTCCTCCTGGGAATCTCGCTGGACAGTAAAGCTCTTTCAGGACTGCTGCCACACACCGAATGCAGCTCGCAGATGGTCGCAGAAACGGTCAAATACATCAAGGAGAAGGTCAGCAAGTGCCTATCTCCAGAGAGGACCATCAATCTCTTCCACTGCCTGAATGAACTCAATGACGATTCTCTAGTACAGGAAATCCAGAGTTTCCTGAAGTCGAGTGGTCACGCCAATCAAAAGCTGTACCCAGATCAGTGCTCAGCGCTGGCTTATGCGCTGGTGATGTCAGAGAAGCAGGTGGACGTGCTTGATTTTAGGATGTACAACTCGACACAGGCCGGATATCGCAGACTGCTGCCCGTTCTCAAGCACACCAGGACAGCTTT GTTGCAGGTCTGTGACCTCACCCCAGCCCTGTGTGCCCTGGTGAATGTGGTCTTGCAGTCCTCCACCTCCCTTCTGAGGGAGCTGGACCTTGGATACAACAGCAAACTGGGGGACAAAGGCTGCAAGCTGCTTTGCGATGGACTGCGGACTCCCCACTGCAGACTACAAACTCTGGG GTTAGGAGACTGTAACCTCACAAAGGGCTGCTGTGATgatctggcctcagtcctgcgctCACGCCACTCACAGCTGAGAGAGCTGGATCTGAGAGGCAATGACCTACTGGACTCTGGAGTgacagcgctctctgctggactggaggatcCCCTCTGTAAACTGCAGAAACTGGG gctgtcaggctgtggAGTCACAGAGACAGGCTGTCGTTCCCTGGCTTCAGCTCTTCACTCAAACCCCTCACATCTGATAGAGCTGGATCTGAGCTACAACAACCCCGGAGACTTAGGAGTGAAAGTGCTGTCTACTAGACAGCAGGACCCCAACTGTGCCCTGGAGAAGCTGAT tGTGGACCATGGTGGAGTGTGCAGGATGAATCCAGGGCTGCACAAAT ATGACTGCCACCTCACCGTGGAccccagcactgctgctccGAATGTGGTCCTATccgaggggaacaggagggcaCATCGCAAACAGAAGTTTGGCAATGACGAGTACACTCCTCCAGTGCTGTGCAAGGAGGCGCTGACTGACCGTCACTACTGGGAGGTAGAGTGGGGACCAGGAAGCTtggaggtgggcgtggcctaccAGATACCCACAAGCACCGCCGGCGCACTTGGAGAAGATGACCAATCCTGGGCCATTAGGTGCAACCCACAGGGTATCATGGCCGTTCATAATAACAAGCTTACACACATAGTGGCCGTACACGCCCAGGCCAAATACAGGGTGGGAGTGTATCTGGACTGGCAAAATGGTACCCTGGCCTTCTATAAGATCTCCTCCAAAGGGCCCGTCCACCTGCACACCTTCCATGTCACTTTCACTCTGCCCCTCTACCCAGCTTTTGCTCTCACTATGGATGCCCCTATGACACTGTGCTAG
- the LOC135254614 gene encoding NACHT, LRR and PYD domains-containing protein 3-like isoform X4, giving the protein MKRCGSPYQGDRNVSDIGDCGGEEQIVHSLLLEHLDDLLSNQLERFHSYLSHEPPQGYNPISRSCLEGSSRTKTAEQMLVHYGSEGAVKVTLYILEKMNLNEQAVTLQRGLESNASLRADQEKLKAKLRNRYQHIFEGVAKHGRSALLTKVYTEVFITEGECGQVNTEHEVWNIESTSKETHAQDVQIECNKIFQPLPGQEDHIRRSVLTKGIAGIGKTVSVQKFILDWAEGKANRGIDLIFPLPFRELNLMRDRKLSLLGLIRHFHPEVKHCTAVDLNSRRVLFIFDGLDECRLPLNFHSNEPWYDETEELSVDMLLTNLIQGNLLPSALLWITSRPAAASQIPPECIQRLTEVRGFNDPQKDEYFTKRFNDQNLANKIISHIKSSRTLHIMCHIPVFCLISATVLESLLDKSEGGQIPKTLTQMYTQFLRIQIMIKNQKYHRGMETNTKEMQETDKEITVNLGKLAFQHLEKNNLIFYEQDLKESGIDASKSPEYSGLYTEIFKEESVLYEEKTYSFVHLSIQEYLAALSVHFLYVNGKENPLNLDMSKHTSPDGGIKLSAVHRSAVDKALQSPNGHLDLFVRFLLGISLDSKALSGLLPHTECSSQMVAETVKYIKEKVSKCLSPERTINLFHCLNELNDDSLVQEIQSFLKSSGHANQKLYPDQCSALAYALVMSEKQVDVLDFRMYNSTQAGYRRLLPVLKHTRTALLQVCDLTPALCALVNVVLQSSTSLLRELDLGYNSKLGDKGCKLLCDGLRTPHCRLQTLGLGDCNLTKGCCDDLASVLRSRHSQLRELDLRGNDLLDSGVTALSAGLEDPLCKLQKLGLSGCGVTETGCRSLASALHSNPSHLIELDLSYNNPGDLGVKVLSTRQQDPNCALEKLIVDHGGVCRMNPGLHKYDCHLTVDPSTAAPNVVLSEGNRRAHRKQKFGNDEYTPPVLCKEALTDRHYWEVEWGPGSLEVGVAYQIPTSTAGALGEDDQSWAIRCNPQGIMAVHNNKLTHIVAVHAQAKYRVGVYLDWQNGTLAFYKISSKGPVHLHTFHVTFTLPLYPAFALTMDAPMTLC; this is encoded by the exons ATGAAGCGCTGTGGCTCCCCCTACCAGGGGGACAGG AATGTCTCAGACATTGGAGAttgtggaggagaggagcag ATTGTTCATTCTCTGCTCCTGGAACATCTGGATGATCTTCTGAGCAACCAGCTAGAGAGATTTCATTCCTATCTGAGTCATGAACCACCACAGGGATACAATCCCATTTCAAGGAGTTGCCTAGAGGGGTCAAGCAGGACCAAGACTGCAGAACAAATGTTGGTGCACTATGGAAGTGAGGGCGCTGTGAAGGTCACGCTGTACATCCTGGAGAAGATGAACCTGAATGAGCAAGCGGTAACACTGCAGAGGGGATTGGAGAGCA ATGCATCTTTGAGAGCAGACCAAGAGAAGCTGAAAGCTAAGCTGAGGAACAGATATCAACATATCTTTGAAGGAGTGGCCAAGCACGGACGGTCGGCCCTGCTCACCAAGGTCTACACTGAGGTCTTCATAACCGAGGGTGAATGCGGACAGGTCAATACCGAACATGAGGTTTGGAACATCGAGTCAACATCCAAAGAAACTCATGCACAGGACGTGCAAATTGAATGCAACAAAATATTCCAGCCCTTGCCCGGACAAGAGGACCACATTAGAAGATCTGTTCTGACCAAAGGAATAGCTGGCATCGGCAAaacagtctctgtgcagaagttcattttGGACTGGGCGGAAGGCAAGGCAAACCGAGGTATTGATTTGATATTTCCTCTCCCTTTTCGAGAGCTGAATCTGATGAGGGACAGAAAGTTGAGTTTGCTGGGACTCATTCGGCACTTTCACCCCGAGGTCAAACACTGCACTGCGGTGGACCTCAACAGCAGGAGAGTGTTGTTCATCTTcgatggtctggatgagtgtcggCTCCCCTTAAATTTCCATAGCAACGAGCCGTGGTACGATGAAACGGAGGAATTATCAGTGGAcatgctgctgaccaacctcattcagggaaatctgcttccctctgctctcctctggatcacatcccgaccagcagcagccagtcagatccctcctgagtgcATCCAAAGGCTAACTGAGGTTCGAGGCTTCAACGACCCACAGAAAGATGAGTACTTCACGAAGAGATTTAATGATCAGAACCTGGCCAACaaaattatctcacacataaagtcatcaCGGACCCTCCACATCATGTGTCATATTCCAGTCTTCTGCTTGATTTCAGCAACTGTTCTCGAGAGTCTACTGGACAAATCTGAGGGTGGGCAAATCCCTAAGACTCTCACTCAAATGTACACGCAATTCCTGCGCATTCAAATTATGATAAAGAACCAGAAGTACCATAGAGGtatggaaacaaacacaaaggaaatgcaAGAGACCGATAAAGAAATAACTGTCAACCTGGGAAAGCTGGCCTTTCAACATTTGGAAAAGAACAATCTGATATTTTATGAGCAAGACCTGAAAGAGTCTGGCATTGATGCCAGCAAATCTCCAGAGTACTCTGGGTTGTACACAGAAATCTTCAAAGAGGAATCAGTGCTGTATGAGGAGAAAACATACAGCTTTGTGCATCTTAGCATTCAAGAGTACCTTGCCGCCTTGTCTGTACACTTCCTGTATGTAAACGGTAAAGAAAACCCATTAAATCTGGACATGTCAAAGCATACCAGTCCAGATGGTGGGATAAAATTATCTGCAGTACACAGGAGTGCTGTGGACAAGGCCTTACAGAGTCcaaatggacacctggacctttttGTCCGCTTCCTCCTGGGAATCTCGCTGGACAGTAAAGCTCTTTCAGGACTGCTGCCACACACCGAATGCAGCTCGCAGATGGTCGCAGAAACGGTCAAATACATCAAGGAGAAGGTCAGCAAGTGCCTATCTCCAGAGAGGACCATCAATCTCTTCCACTGCCTGAATGAACTCAATGACGATTCTCTAGTACAGGAAATCCAGAGTTTCCTGAAGTCGAGTGGTCACGCCAATCAAAAGCTGTACCCAGATCAGTGCTCAGCGCTGGCTTATGCGCTGGTGATGTCAGAGAAGCAGGTGGACGTGCTTGATTTTAGGATGTACAACTCGACACAGGCCGGATATCGCAGACTGCTGCCCGTTCTCAAGCACACCAGGACAGCTTT GTTGCAGGTCTGTGACCTCACCCCAGCCCTGTGTGCCCTGGTGAATGTGGTCTTGCAGTCCTCCACCTCCCTTCTGAGGGAGCTGGACCTTGGATACAACAGCAAACTGGGGGACAAAGGCTGCAAGCTGCTTTGCGATGGACTGCGGACTCCCCACTGCAGACTACAAACTCTGGG GTTAGGAGACTGTAACCTCACAAAGGGCTGCTGTGATgatctggcctcagtcctgcgctCACGCCACTCACAGCTGAGAGAGCTGGATCTGAGAGGCAATGACCTACTGGACTCTGGAGTgacagcgctctctgctggactggaggatcCCCTCTGTAAACTGCAGAAACTGGG gctgtcaggctgtggAGTCACAGAGACAGGCTGTCGTTCCCTGGCTTCAGCTCTTCACTCAAACCCCTCACATCTGATAGAGCTGGATCTGAGCTACAACAACCCCGGAGACTTAGGAGTGAAAGTGCTGTCTACTAGACAGCAGGACCCCAACTGTGCCCTGGAGAAGCTGAT tGTGGACCATGGTGGAGTGTGCAGGATGAATCCAGGGCTGCACAAAT ATGACTGCCACCTCACCGTGGAccccagcactgctgctccGAATGTGGTCCTATccgaggggaacaggagggcaCATCGCAAACAGAAGTTTGGCAATGACGAGTACACTCCTCCAGTGCTGTGCAAGGAGGCGCTGACTGACCGTCACTACTGGGAGGTAGAGTGGGGACCAGGAAGCTtggaggtgggcgtggcctaccAGATACCCACAAGCACCGCCGGCGCACTTGGAGAAGATGACCAATCCTGGGCCATTAGGTGCAACCCACAGGGTATCATGGCCGTTCATAATAACAAGCTTACACACATAGTGGCCGTACACGCCCAGGCCAAATACAGGGTGGGAGTGTATCTGGACTGGCAAAATGGTACCCTGGCCTTCTATAAGATCTCCTCCAAAGGGCCCGTCCACCTGCACACCTTCCATGTCACTTTCACTCTGCCCCTCTACCCAGCTTTTGCTCTCACTATGGATGCCCCTATGACACTGTGCTAG